In Novosphingobium sp. MMS21-SN21R, a single genomic region encodes these proteins:
- a CDS encoding adenylosuccinate synthase — translation MANVTVIGAQWGDEGKGKIVDWLASRADAVVRFQGGHNAGHTLVVGEQVYKLSLLPSGIVTGTLSIIGNGVVLDPWALKAEIEKLTAQGVEINADNFAIADNCPLILPLHRDLDGLRETAAGSGKIGTTGRGIGPAYEDKVGRRAIRVCDLAHLDAMDSQLDRLCAHHDALRAGFGQPPVDREALLAELREIAPYVLQFAQPVWKRLNQVRKAGARILFEGAQGVLLDVDHGTYPFVTSSNTVSGTAASGSGLGPNATGFVLGIVKAYTTRVGSGPFPTELEDATGQRLGERGHEFGTVTGRKRRCGWFDAVLVRQSCAISGVTGIALTKVDVLDGMEKVKICTGYRLRGKVLDYFPSHAADQAEVEPIYEEMDGWAGTTAGARSWADLPAQAIKYIQRVQELIETPVALVSTSPEREDTILVRDPFVD, via the coding sequence ATGGCCAATGTAACCGTGATTGGTGCCCAGTGGGGCGATGAAGGCAAAGGCAAGATCGTCGACTGGCTCGCCAGCCGCGCCGATGCCGTCGTCCGCTTCCAGGGCGGCCACAATGCGGGCCACACGCTTGTCGTGGGCGAGCAGGTCTACAAGCTTTCGCTGCTACCATCGGGCATCGTCACCGGCACGCTGTCGATCATCGGCAATGGCGTGGTGCTCGATCCCTGGGCGCTGAAGGCCGAGATCGAGAAGCTGACCGCGCAGGGCGTGGAAATCAACGCCGACAACTTCGCCATCGCCGACAATTGCCCGCTGATCCTGCCGCTCCACCGCGATCTGGACGGGCTGCGTGAGACGGCGGCAGGTTCGGGCAAGATCGGCACCACCGGGCGCGGCATTGGCCCCGCCTATGAGGATAAGGTCGGTCGCCGCGCGATCCGCGTGTGTGATCTCGCCCACCTCGATGCGATGGATTCGCAGCTTGACCGCCTTTGCGCGCACCACGACGCGCTGCGCGCAGGCTTCGGCCAACCGCCGGTAGACCGCGAAGCGCTGCTGGCCGAACTGCGCGAAATCGCGCCCTATGTCCTCCAGTTCGCCCAGCCAGTGTGGAAGCGCCTCAATCAGGTGCGCAAGGCGGGCGCGCGCATCCTGTTCGAAGGCGCGCAGGGCGTGCTGCTCGATGTCGATCACGGCACCTATCCGTTCGTCACCTCGTCGAACACCGTGTCGGGCACGGCTGCGTCCGGCTCGGGCCTCGGCCCCAATGCCACCGGCTTCGTGCTCGGCATCGTCAAGGCCTACACCACGCGCGTCGGCTCCGGCCCTTTCCCGACCGAACTGGAAGACGCAACCGGCCAGCGTCTGGGTGAACGCGGCCATGAATTCGGCACCGTTACGGGCCGCAAGCGCCGTTGCGGCTGGTTCGACGCCGTTCTGGTCCGCCAGTCCTGCGCCATCTCGGGCGTCACCGGCATCGCGCTGACCAAGGTCGACGTGCTCGACGGCATGGAAAAAGTGAAGATCTGCACCGGCTACCGCCTGCGCGGCAAGGTGCTGGACTATTTCCCCAGCCACGCTGCCGATCAGGCCGAAGTTGAACCAATCTACGAGGAAATGGACGGCTGGGCGGGCACCACCGCCGGGGCGCGGTCGTGGGCGGATCTGCCCGCACAAGCGATCAAGTATATCCAGCGCGTGCAGGAATTGATCGAAACGCCGGTCGCACTGGTATCGACCAGCCCCGAGCGTGAAGACACGATCCTCGTCCGCGATCCTTTCGTCGATTGA
- a CDS encoding L,D-transpeptidase family protein, producing MIPRRRLLLTLGSGAAVLLGAGLWPAGLVPARASSVRAEDIASIRVEKAARRLLLLGADGDVLRKFDGIQLGDAPVGHKQFEGDERTPEGRYVIDHGNPVSAYHLSLHISYPDARDRAFAESQGRSPGGQIFIHGQPNWLGSGRIPGDWTDGCIALSNTEIEELWALVGDGTPVEIVP from the coding sequence ATGATCCCGCGCCGCCGCCTGCTCCTCACCCTGGGAAGCGGCGCGGCGGTGCTGCTCGGCGCAGGACTTTGGCCAGCGGGTCTGGTGCCTGCGCGGGCAAGCAGCGTCCGCGCTGAGGACATTGCCAGCATCCGCGTCGAAAAAGCCGCCCGCCGCCTGTTGCTGCTTGGGGCGGACGGAGATGTCCTGCGCAAGTTTGACGGCATCCAGTTGGGCGATGCCCCGGTTGGCCACAAGCAGTTCGAGGGCGACGAGCGCACGCCCGAAGGACGCTATGTGATCGACCACGGCAACCCGGTGAGCGCCTATCATCTTTCGCTGCACATTTCCTATCCCGACGCTCGTGACCGTGCCTTTGCCGAGTCGCAGGGACGTTCGCCCGGTGGGCAGATCTTCATCCACGGCCAGCCGAACTGGCTGGGTAGTGGACGTATCCCCGGCGACTGGACCGACGGCTGCATTGCCTTGTCGAACACCGAAATTGAGGAATTGTGGGCACTTGTCGGCGATGGCACGCCGGTCGAGATCGTGCCTTGA
- a CDS encoding MarR family transcriptional regulator, which translates to MGQALAQFDYRSEDVALLRPVSPLAVAVFADRGYIRAEMAEDAAAAGLRVTRTANLGVLLAEPDFQVSDIVLVDCPVIEGADLAALMALDVRAARVGAQLVVSTSVGSLDDVFGCLDQSGAQILVNPSRADRVIALGRLLMADGSRVRELSDHDRMSLLRLTEQVSQLAQQLEGLSAPATDGNMVGASAFSFDGSGARDPALQRLVRQPRPPLPDPRLVRKIIRQRQLRTRFFEGELFADPAWDMLLDLAAARAEHKRVSVTSLCIASGVPPTTALRWISQMTEAGLFCRAEDQSDRRRAFITLSDKAADAMAQFFAEIGTDALLV; encoded by the coding sequence ATGGGACAAGCACTGGCACAGTTCGATTACCGTTCGGAAGACGTGGCGCTGCTGCGCCCTGTCTCGCCGCTGGCTGTCGCGGTCTTTGCAGATCGCGGTTACATCCGGGCCGAAATGGCAGAAGATGCCGCAGCTGCCGGTCTGCGCGTCACACGCACCGCCAATCTCGGCGTACTGCTGGCCGAACCCGATTTTCAGGTTAGCGATATCGTGCTTGTCGATTGCCCGGTGATCGAAGGGGCCGATCTTGCTGCGCTCATGGCGCTCGACGTTCGCGCCGCGCGGGTCGGTGCTCAGCTGGTGGTGTCTACCAGCGTCGGCTCGCTTGATGACGTGTTCGGCTGTCTGGATCAATCGGGCGCGCAAATTCTCGTCAATCCCAGCCGCGCTGACCGCGTGATCGCTTTGGGCCGACTGCTCATGGCCGATGGATCGCGGGTGCGCGAACTGTCTGACCATGATCGCATGTCATTGCTCCGCCTGACCGAACAGGTCTCGCAACTTGCCCAACAGCTTGAAGGCCTTTCCGCGCCGGCAACAGACGGCAACATGGTGGGCGCTTCCGCCTTCAGTTTCGATGGCAGCGGCGCGCGCGATCCGGCGCTACAGCGCCTCGTCCGGCAACCCCGCCCGCCGCTTCCCGATCCCCGTCTGGTGCGCAAGATCATTCGCCAGCGGCAGCTCCGCACCCGCTTCTTCGAAGGCGAGCTGTTTGCCGATCCTGCGTGGGACATGCTGCTGGATCTTGCCGCCGCCCGCGCCGAACACAAACGCGTCTCGGTTACCTCGCTGTGCATCGCCTCGGGCGTGCCGCCGACAACCGCCTTGCGCTGGATCAGCCAGATGACCGAGGCCGGGCTGTTTTGCCGCGCCGAGGATCAAAGCGATCGCCGCCGCGCCTTCATCACCCTGTCCGACAAGGCGGCGGACGCGATGGCGCAGTTCTTCGCGGAAATCGGCACGGATGCTTTGCTGGTCTGA
- a CDS encoding DUF4139 domain-containing protein: MRGILVVACLAALPAPAIAQSLSGSAQGDVSLTIYNNDLALIQDVRQMALPLGRTRQEFPDVSAAIRPETVTLNAGGTGIVEQNFDYDLLTPEKLMDKAVGQTVTVIRTNPATGTETRESALILANNGGTVVRIGDRIEVLERYGARVVFPSLPAGLRARPTLSVTLDTTAPGARPVTLNYLSRGFGWKADYVALFDETAGKIDVQGWITLTNNSGTTFDKAKVLLVAGSVGQENNGYNQTYRPQRAVMPGNSPGTQSANRESLGDFYVYPIAGRTTVANAQQKQVSFLDVAAAPAAKAYHFRNGWLQSQTEAQSADTVLRFSSAREGGLGDALPAGTVRVYMRDARGQPQFIGENTIGHTPMGSSLALKTGEAFDVKVLPVVEKRERIDSGEWERTVRYRVTVNGEPTREVTVDQAREFWRTTMTYKVTNARAVPVTVEVVQSGLDNWWHDARVPSESIKGTQRSADERIWAVPVPANGNTTLTVQFDTRY, from the coding sequence ATGCGCGGTATTCTCGTTGTGGCATGTCTTGCAGCGCTTCCGGCTCCGGCTATCGCGCAGTCTCTGTCGGGTTCTGCTCAGGGCGATGTATCGCTGACGATCTACAACAACGATCTCGCGCTGATTCAGGATGTCCGGCAGATGGCTTTGCCGCTTGGCCGCACCCGCCAGGAATTCCCAGACGTTTCCGCCGCGATCCGGCCAGAGACGGTTACGCTGAACGCGGGCGGCACCGGGATCGTCGAGCAAAACTTCGATTATGATCTGCTCACGCCTGAAAAGCTTATGGACAAGGCGGTCGGCCAGACCGTCACGGTCATCCGCACCAATCCAGCTACCGGAACCGAAACGCGGGAATCCGCGCTGATCCTCGCCAACAACGGCGGCACCGTGGTGCGCATCGGGGACCGCATCGAAGTGCTCGAACGCTACGGCGCCCGCGTCGTCTTTCCCAGCCTGCCCGCTGGTCTGCGCGCCCGGCCAACCCTGTCGGTGACGCTTGACACGACCGCACCCGGCGCGCGGCCCGTCACGCTCAACTATCTCTCGCGCGGCTTCGGCTGGAAGGCCGATTACGTGGCCCTGTTCGATGAGACCGCAGGCAAGATCGACGTGCAGGGCTGGATCACGCTGACGAACAACAGCGGCACGACTTTTGACAAGGCCAAGGTCCTGCTCGTCGCCGGATCGGTGGGACAGGAAAACAACGGCTATAACCAGACCTATCGGCCGCAGCGTGCCGTCATGCCCGGAAACAGCCCCGGTACGCAGAGCGCAAACCGCGAAAGCCTTGGCGATTTCTACGTCTATCCCATCGCCGGGCGAACCACAGTCGCCAATGCCCAGCAGAAGCAGGTAAGCTTTCTCGATGTGGCCGCGGCGCCCGCAGCCAAAGCCTATCACTTCCGCAACGGCTGGCTGCAGAGCCAGACCGAGGCCCAAAGCGCTGACACCGTGCTGCGCTTTTCCTCCGCGCGCGAAGGCGGGCTTGGCGATGCCCTGCCCGCAGGCACGGTCCGCGTCTATATGCGCGACGCCCGCGGCCAGCCGCAATTCATCGGTGAAAACACCATCGGCCACACCCCGATGGGATCGAGCCTCGCGCTCAAGACCGGCGAGGCTTTCGACGTCAAAGTCCTCCCCGTGGTGGAGAAGCGCGAGCGGATCGACAGCGGCGAATGGGAACGCACCGTGCGCTACCGCGTGACCGTGAACGGCGAACCGACCCGCGAAGTGACCGTGGACCAGGCCAGGGAATTCTGGCGCACGACGATGACCTACAAGGTCACCAATGCCCGCGCAGTGCCTGTCACAGTCGAGGTCGTGCAGAGCGGCCTCGACAACTGGTGGCACGATGCGCGCGTGCCATCCGAAAGCATCAAGGGCACCCAGCGATCCGCCGACGAACGCATATGGGCTGTTCCGGTCCCGGCCAATGGCAACACGACGCTGACCGTCCAGTTCGACACGCGCTACTAA
- a CDS encoding SCO family protein gives MTERGATSGFRKPVVIAMAGLAVAAAIALAWFVMPSPLPETSVDAKGRYRLVDSTGALFDRASLKGKPYLAYFGYSHCPDVCPAMLAKLTAARARLGKDAQDLRIVFITIDPERDTPERLASFIANSGGNIIALTGSPETIDEVADSAAVFVKRMPQPGGGYMIEHSMSVFIYDRDGDFFDTILPTEDNAAIMDKLRGVLAVPVSPAPATESAVP, from the coding sequence ATGACAGAACGGGGCGCTACTTCAGGATTCCGCAAGCCCGTGGTGATCGCCATGGCAGGTCTTGCGGTGGCCGCCGCGATTGCTCTGGCGTGGTTCGTCATGCCGTCGCCGCTGCCAGAGACGAGCGTCGATGCGAAGGGCCGCTACCGGCTGGTGGACAGCACCGGCGCGCTGTTCGATCGGGCCAGCCTGAAGGGCAAACCCTACCTTGCCTATTTCGGTTACTCGCACTGCCCCGATGTTTGCCCCGCGATGCTGGCGAAGTTGACCGCTGCGCGCGCAAGGCTCGGCAAGGACGCGCAGGATTTGCGCATCGTATTCATCACGATCGATCCTGAACGTGACACTCCGGAACGGCTGGCAAGTTTCATCGCCAATTCTGGCGGCAATATAATCGCGCTGACCGGCAGCCCGGAAACGATCGACGAAGTGGCTGACAGTGCCGCCGTCTTCGTCAAGCGCATGCCGCAGCCCGGTGGCGGCTACATGATCGAACACAGCATGTCGGTGTTCATCTATGACCGCGACGGGGATTTCTTCGACACGATCCTGCCGACCGAAGACAACGCGGCAATCATGGACAAGCTGCGCGGCGTGCTCGCGGTGCCCGTCAGCCCCGCACCAGCCACCGAAAGTGCCGTGCCGTAA
- a CDS encoding cation:proton antiporter: MAEPASLLHDGFLLLGFALVFVLVFRRLGLGATLGYLLAGAVVGPQVLGLVADAEQKLGIAELGITLLLFLVGLELNPSRLWRMKRDILGLGLLQVTACGLAVAGMVGLTTEFSWAAALALGLPLALSSTAQVLPMLQSSGRLRTPFGERAFAILLFQDLSIIPLITIISAMSRNPADAGGPPGWQLALYTVAALAGLIAAGRFVIRPLFRLIGNLGEREMFVVAALFTVMASAAVMEVLGLSTALGAFVAGVMLADSPYRHELEADVEPFRSILLGLFFLAVGMMLNLHAIAERPLFVIGMAIGLIAIKGGIIFLIGLAFRMPWRGALALGLLLSQGGEFGFVLFAQAQQALLIAPDAASLFGAVVTLSMATTPFLMMATSRFRKEAEVARGEREGPQADGANAIIVGFGRFGQGVSQMLLASNIPVTMVDTDIEMIDVAAEFGAKVYFGDGTRIDLLRQAGADDAEMIFFCIDGDQISPEFVEAVHESFPRAAIYVRAYDRRALIRLKGGPASAVVREVLESAVRMARMALNDAGLSEEAINRAEDMFRARDRERLKLQVEAGDVRVARDRIITRPQAPAS; the protein is encoded by the coding sequence ATGGCTGAACCCGCTTCCCTGCTCCACGATGGATTCCTCCTGCTCGGCTTTGCGCTGGTCTTCGTGCTGGTGTTCCGGCGGCTCGGTCTGGGCGCAACTTTGGGCTATCTGCTCGCAGGCGCCGTGGTCGGGCCGCAAGTGCTGGGTCTTGTGGCCGATGCCGAACAGAAGCTCGGGATCGCCGAACTCGGCATAACCCTGCTGCTGTTCCTCGTCGGGCTGGAACTGAACCCGTCGCGGCTGTGGCGAATGAAGCGCGACATTCTCGGCCTCGGGCTGCTGCAAGTGACCGCCTGCGGGCTGGCCGTTGCCGGCATGGTGGGCCTGACCACCGAATTCAGCTGGGCGGCGGCGCTGGCGCTCGGCCTGCCGCTGGCGCTTTCGTCCACCGCGCAGGTTCTGCCGATGCTGCAATCGTCAGGCCGCCTGCGCACGCCTTTTGGTGAGCGCGCCTTTGCGATCCTGCTGTTCCAGGATCTTTCGATCATCCCGTTGATCACGATCATCTCGGCGATGAGCCGCAATCCGGCTGACGCAGGTGGCCCTCCCGGCTGGCAGCTGGCGCTGTATACGGTGGCGGCGCTTGCCGGACTGATCGCCGCCGGGCGGTTCGTCATCCGTCCACTGTTCCGCCTGATCGGAAATCTGGGCGAGCGCGAAATGTTCGTCGTCGCGGCACTGTTCACCGTCATGGCCTCGGCTGCGGTGATGGAAGTGCTCGGCCTATCCACCGCGCTGGGCGCATTCGTGGCGGGCGTGATGCTGGCCGACAGCCCCTATCGCCACGAACTTGAGGCTGACGTCGAACCCTTCCGCTCTATCCTGCTCGGACTGTTCTTCCTTGCCGTGGGCATGATGCTCAATCTCCACGCGATTGCCGAACGCCCGCTGTTCGTGATCGGCATGGCGATCGGACTGATTGCCATCAAGGGCGGGATCATCTTCCTGATCGGCCTTGCCTTCCGCATGCCATGGCGCGGCGCGCTGGCTCTCGGCCTGTTGCTGAGCCAAGGCGGGGAGTTCGGCTTCGTGCTGTTCGCGCAGGCGCAACAGGCGCTGCTGATCGCGCCTGATGCGGCGAGCCTGTTTGGCGCGGTGGTGACGCTGTCGATGGCCACGACGCCGTTCCTGATGATGGCCACCAGCCGTTTCCGCAAGGAAGCCGAGGTCGCCCGGGGCGAACGTGAAGGGCCGCAAGCCGATGGGGCGAACGCGATCATCGTCGGCTTCGGACGCTTTGGCCAAGGCGTGAGCCAGATGCTGCTCGCCAGCAACATTCCGGTGACCATGGTCGATACCGATATCGAGATGATCGACGTTGCAGCGGAATTCGGCGCGAAGGTCTATTTCGGCGACGGTACGCGGATCGACTTGCTGCGGCAGGCAGGAGCCGATGATGCGGAGATGATCTTCTTCTGCATCGACGGCGACCAGATCTCGCCCGAATTCGTCGAGGCTGTCCACGAATCCTTCCCCCGCGCAGCGATCTACGTGCGCGCCTATGACCGCCGCGCGCTGATCCGCCTTAAAGGTGGGCCTGCCAGCGCGGTGGTGCGCGAGGTGCTGGAATCGGCGGTGCGCATGGCGCGCATGGCGCTGAACGACGCAGGACTCTCGGAAGAAGCGATCAACCGCGCCGAAGACATGTTCCGTGCTCGGGACCGCGAGCGCCTGAAATTGCAGGTCGAGGCCGGCGATGTCCGGGTGGCGCGGGACCGGATCATCACCCGGCCCCAAGCGCCTGCAAGCTGA
- a CDS encoding TauD/TfdA family dioxygenase, with translation MNAITTYANARDANSPLDIVPITGNIGAEIRGVTLSGDLDAQTVKAIKDAVVRHKVVFFRGQKDLDDARHEGFASLFGDPVAHPTVPVAQGSRYLLELDSKEGYAASSWHTDVTFVDAYPKGSILRAITIPEAGGDTLWANGETAYESLPETLRQLANNLWATHTNLYDYAAVLSNAPKGDAAEKDRQLFQKNVFASTVYETEHPVVRVHPVSGQRSLLLGHFVKQFVGLNQADSARLFQILQDHITRPENVVRWRWQAGDVAFWDNQSTQHRAVADFGLQRRTLRRATIAGVVPVGIDGRSSRTVRKEKATEYQPA, from the coding sequence ATGAATGCGATTACCACATACGCCAACGCCAGGGATGCAAACTCGCCACTCGATATCGTGCCAATCACCGGCAACATCGGTGCTGAAATCCGGGGCGTAACGCTCTCGGGCGATCTCGATGCGCAGACCGTGAAGGCGATCAAGGATGCCGTCGTCCGCCACAAGGTGGTGTTCTTCCGCGGCCAAAAGGACCTCGACGACGCGCGGCACGAAGGCTTCGCTTCGCTGTTCGGCGATCCGGTTGCGCACCCGACGGTGCCGGTGGCGCAGGGTTCGCGCTATCTGCTAGAACTCGACAGCAAGGAAGGCTACGCCGCGTCGAGCTGGCACACCGACGTAACCTTCGTCGATGCCTATCCCAAGGGCTCGATCCTGCGCGCGATCACCATTCCCGAAGCAGGCGGAGACACCCTTTGGGCCAACGGCGAAACGGCATATGAAAGCCTGCCTGAAACGCTGCGCCAGCTCGCGAACAACCTCTGGGCCACCCATACAAACCTCTATGACTACGCCGCCGTGCTCTCGAACGCACCCAAGGGCGATGCCGCCGAGAAGGACCGCCAACTGTTCCAGAAGAACGTCTTCGCCTCGACGGTTTACGAAACCGAGCATCCAGTGGTGCGCGTGCACCCGGTTTCGGGTCAGCGCAGCTTGTTGCTCGGCCACTTCGTCAAGCAGTTCGTCGGACTGAACCAGGCGGATTCGGCGCGTCTGTTCCAGATCCTGCAGGATCACATCACGCGCCCGGAGAACGTGGTGCGCTGGCGCTGGCAGGCAGGCGATGTGGCATTCTGGGACAACCAGTCGACCCAGCACCGCGCCGTGGCGGACTTTGGCCTGCAGCGCCGCACCCTTCGCCGCGCGACGATTGCGGGCGTGGTGCCGGTCGGCATCGATGGTCGTAGCAGCCGCACCGTGCGCAAGGAAAAGGCGACCGAATACCAGCCGGCCTGA